The following coding sequences lie in one Zingiber officinale cultivar Zhangliang chromosome 2B, Zo_v1.1, whole genome shotgun sequence genomic window:
- the LOC122047219 gene encoding E3 ubiquitin-protein ligase KEG-like isoform X2 — MSGLAASSEPSESSEYILLERDQYELRPVDISMTAQNNIWIDPSVIKLKHRIGRGPYGDVWIATQHQHSNDYDHYHEVAVKMLYPIKDDQIPICLAKFEELYTKCRGMDTVCHLEGVTIQNGRVCIIMKYYEGSIGDKMARQKGGRISLSHVKRYIVDLARGILKLHGNGILLLNLKPCNFLLDKNDQAVIGDFGIPHGMYGLSLPSSDLIQRLGTPNYMAPEQWEPSINGPISFETDSWGLGCSIVEMLSGVQPWCSRSPDEIYQLVVRRKEKPKIPSGLPPELEGILHGCFEYDFRDRPLVKDILRIFESFPDGDYSESNVGYQTAEKTSRVSFTGWALLKDQLQVGDIVRSRKPRNSCNSESMEIPEGIIVGKESEEHSDGYILVRVHGLHNPLRVHSSTVERVTYGFVVGDWVRTSNEDKKGSPVGILHSIERDGKVTVGFIGIETLWNGHYSELQIAESYCIGQFLKVKSSISTPRFEWPCNPGLEWAIGRISEIRPNGCVVVKFPGRFSFGEANSYFADPSEVEVVNFKKCEGLVKKYQHLEDFHWAVRPLAITFGLLAALKLGTVIIKSTGKSRGKKTGTFVDLSGQVADQQQIEEPNIANPAWVPPLVSNIFFGDGTNATR, encoded by the exons ATGTCTGGACTAGCTGCTTCATCAGAACCTTCTGAATCATCTGAGTACATACTACTCGAAAGAGATCAATATGAGCTACGGCCTGTAGATATATCTATGACAGCTCAGAATAACATATGGATCGATCCAAGTGTCATAAAACTTAAGCATAGGATAGGGCGTGGCCCATACGGTGATGTCTGGATAGCTACTCAGCACCAACACAGTAATGATTACGATCATTATCATGAAGTTGCAGTGAAAATGCTATATCCTATCAAGGACGATCAAATACCGATCTGTTTGGCCAAGTTTGAGGAACTGTACACAAAGTGTCGAGGGATGGATACTGTTTGCCATCTTGAAGGTGTTACGATTCAGAATGGAAGA GTTTGCATTATCATGAAATATTACGAGGGATCAATTGGTGACAAGATGGCTCGTCAAAAAGGCGGAAGAATTTCACTATCACATGTCAAAAG GTATATTGTTGATTTGGCTCGAGGCATCCTGAAACTTCATGGAAATGGGATTCTGCTACTCAATCTTAAGCCTTGCAATTTCCTTCTTGACAAGAATGATCAGGCCGTGATCGGAGATTTTGGGATTCCACACGGAATGTATGGACTTTCATTACCATCTTCAGACCTAATTCAGAGACTTGGTACTCCAAACTACATGGCTCCTGAGCAATGGGAACCAAGCATCAATGGTCCCATCTCATTTGAAACTGATTCATGGGGACTTGGGTGTAGCATCGTGGAGATGCTAAGCGGAGTACAACCTTGGTGCAGTAGGTCTCCTGATGAAATCTACCAACTAGTGGTACGAAGGAAAGAAAAGCCAAAAATTCCAAGCGGGCTACCTCCTGAATTGGAAGGTATTCTTCATGGATGCTTCGAATATGATTTCAGAGATCGTCCTTTGGTGAAAGATATTCTCCGCATATTTGAAAG tttCCCGGATGGTGATTATAGCGAAAGCAATGTTGGCTATCAGACGGCTGAAAAAACAAGTCGTGTTAGTTTCACCGGTTGGGCACTCTTGAAGGACCAACTTCAGGTTGGCGATATTGTCCGCTCTCGGAAGCCAAGGAACTCGTGCAATTCAGAGAGCATGGAGATCCCAGAGGGTATCATTGTTGGGAAGGAAAGCGAGGAGCATAGTGATGGCTACATTCTTGTTCGGGTCCACGGACTTCACAATCCTTTGAGAGTGCACAGTTCTACGGTAGAGCGGGTGACCTACGGCTTTGTTGTTGGTGATTGGGTACGGACGAGTAATGAGGACAAGAAGGGCTCGCCGGTGGGCATCCTTCATAGCATAGAGCGTGATGGAAAGGTAACTGTTGGTTTCATCGGGATAGAAACTCTTTGGAATGGCCATTATTCGGAACTTCAAATCGCAGAATCATATTGTATTGGCCAATTTCTGAAAGTGAAATCAAGCATCTCCACACCGAGGTTCGAGTGGCCGTGCAATCCTGGATTAGAATGGGCAATCGGTAGAATATCTGAAATTCGTCCAAATGGATGCGTAGTAGTTAAATTCCCAGGCAGGTTTAGCTTTGGAGAAGCTAACAGCTACTTTGCCGACCCTTCGGAAGTGGAAGTAGTAAACTTCAAGAAATGTGAGGGGTTAGTGAAGAAATATCAGCATCTCGAAGACTTTCATTGGGCCGTGAGGCCATTAGCTATCACCTTCGGGTTGTTGGCAGCACTGAAACTGGGGACGGTCATCATAAAAAGCACAGGCAAGTCACGGGGGAAGAAGACTGGTACATTTGTTGATCTCTCAGGGCAAGTTGCGGACCAACAGCAGATAGAGGAACCTAATATTGCTAATCCAGCATGGGTTCCTCCTTTAGTCTCAAATATATTCTTTGGAGACGGAACTAATGCTACTCGATAA
- the LOC122047219 gene encoding E3 ubiquitin-protein ligase KEG-like isoform X1, which translates to MVMWSGRKYIFLVYLDKKMSGLAASSEPSESSEYILLERDQYELRPVDISMTAQNNIWIDPSVIKLKHRIGRGPYGDVWIATQHQHSNDYDHYHEVAVKMLYPIKDDQIPICLAKFEELYTKCRGMDTVCHLEGVTIQNGRVCIIMKYYEGSIGDKMARQKGGRISLSHVKRYIVDLARGILKLHGNGILLLNLKPCNFLLDKNDQAVIGDFGIPHGMYGLSLPSSDLIQRLGTPNYMAPEQWEPSINGPISFETDSWGLGCSIVEMLSGVQPWCSRSPDEIYQLVVRRKEKPKIPSGLPPELEGILHGCFEYDFRDRPLVKDILRIFESFPDGDYSESNVGYQTAEKTSRVSFTGWALLKDQLQVGDIVRSRKPRNSCNSESMEIPEGIIVGKESEEHSDGYILVRVHGLHNPLRVHSSTVERVTYGFVVGDWVRTSNEDKKGSPVGILHSIERDGKVTVGFIGIETLWNGHYSELQIAESYCIGQFLKVKSSISTPRFEWPCNPGLEWAIGRISEIRPNGCVVVKFPGRFSFGEANSYFADPSEVEVVNFKKCEGLVKKYQHLEDFHWAVRPLAITFGLLAALKLGTVIIKSTGKSRGKKTGTFVDLSGQVADQQQIEEPNIANPAWVPPLVSNIFFGDGTNATR; encoded by the exons ATGGTCATGTGGTCAGGtcgaaaatatatatttttggtttATTTGGATAAGAAAATGTCTGGACTAGCTGCTTCATCAGAACCTTCTGAATCATCTGAGTACATACTACTCGAAAGAGATCAATATGAGCTACGGCCTGTAGATATATCTATGACAGCTCAGAATAACATATGGATCGATCCAAGTGTCATAAAACTTAAGCATAGGATAGGGCGTGGCCCATACGGTGATGTCTGGATAGCTACTCAGCACCAACACAGTAATGATTACGATCATTATCATGAAGTTGCAGTGAAAATGCTATATCCTATCAAGGACGATCAAATACCGATCTGTTTGGCCAAGTTTGAGGAACTGTACACAAAGTGTCGAGGGATGGATACTGTTTGCCATCTTGAAGGTGTTACGATTCAGAATGGAAGA GTTTGCATTATCATGAAATATTACGAGGGATCAATTGGTGACAAGATGGCTCGTCAAAAAGGCGGAAGAATTTCACTATCACATGTCAAAAG GTATATTGTTGATTTGGCTCGAGGCATCCTGAAACTTCATGGAAATGGGATTCTGCTACTCAATCTTAAGCCTTGCAATTTCCTTCTTGACAAGAATGATCAGGCCGTGATCGGAGATTTTGGGATTCCACACGGAATGTATGGACTTTCATTACCATCTTCAGACCTAATTCAGAGACTTGGTACTCCAAACTACATGGCTCCTGAGCAATGGGAACCAAGCATCAATGGTCCCATCTCATTTGAAACTGATTCATGGGGACTTGGGTGTAGCATCGTGGAGATGCTAAGCGGAGTACAACCTTGGTGCAGTAGGTCTCCTGATGAAATCTACCAACTAGTGGTACGAAGGAAAGAAAAGCCAAAAATTCCAAGCGGGCTACCTCCTGAATTGGAAGGTATTCTTCATGGATGCTTCGAATATGATTTCAGAGATCGTCCTTTGGTGAAAGATATTCTCCGCATATTTGAAAG tttCCCGGATGGTGATTATAGCGAAAGCAATGTTGGCTATCAGACGGCTGAAAAAACAAGTCGTGTTAGTTTCACCGGTTGGGCACTCTTGAAGGACCAACTTCAGGTTGGCGATATTGTCCGCTCTCGGAAGCCAAGGAACTCGTGCAATTCAGAGAGCATGGAGATCCCAGAGGGTATCATTGTTGGGAAGGAAAGCGAGGAGCATAGTGATGGCTACATTCTTGTTCGGGTCCACGGACTTCACAATCCTTTGAGAGTGCACAGTTCTACGGTAGAGCGGGTGACCTACGGCTTTGTTGTTGGTGATTGGGTACGGACGAGTAATGAGGACAAGAAGGGCTCGCCGGTGGGCATCCTTCATAGCATAGAGCGTGATGGAAAGGTAACTGTTGGTTTCATCGGGATAGAAACTCTTTGGAATGGCCATTATTCGGAACTTCAAATCGCAGAATCATATTGTATTGGCCAATTTCTGAAAGTGAAATCAAGCATCTCCACACCGAGGTTCGAGTGGCCGTGCAATCCTGGATTAGAATGGGCAATCGGTAGAATATCTGAAATTCGTCCAAATGGATGCGTAGTAGTTAAATTCCCAGGCAGGTTTAGCTTTGGAGAAGCTAACAGCTACTTTGCCGACCCTTCGGAAGTGGAAGTAGTAAACTTCAAGAAATGTGAGGGGTTAGTGAAGAAATATCAGCATCTCGAAGACTTTCATTGGGCCGTGAGGCCATTAGCTATCACCTTCGGGTTGTTGGCAGCACTGAAACTGGGGACGGTCATCATAAAAAGCACAGGCAAGTCACGGGGGAAGAAGACTGGTACATTTGTTGATCTCTCAGGGCAAGTTGCGGACCAACAGCAGATAGAGGAACCTAATATTGCTAATCCAGCATGGGTTCCTCCTTTAGTCTCAAATATATTCTTTGGAGACGGAACTAATGCTACTCGATAA
- the LOC122047216 gene encoding probable phytol kinase, chloroplastic — translation MGGAAFRSAATAVFSSSSSSSSSSSMAGRMRRVWTLSPAGLPLALSNSAWPSPFPRSFTLVASPPPLSSPTHLRLRGRAVARALLQDAAATIFSFSGAYSLVRSIDALTERNLIQKSLSRKIVHVLSGLLYMSTWPFFSTSAAARYFAAVVPFLNCIRLLSYGLRIFTDESLVKSISREGKPEELLRGPLYFVIILLLCVLVFWRDSPVGIVSLAMMSGGDGFADIVGRRYGTTKLPYNQEKSWAGSISMFAFGFLISVGMLYYFSAFGYFHFDQPEMVARVALISLAATVVESLPISHVVDDNISVPLTSMLSALLLFGP, via the exons ATGGGAGGAGCAGCGTTCCGGAGCGCCGCCACCGCCGtattttcctcctcctcctcctcctcctcctcctcctccatggCCGGGAGGATGCGGCGTGTATGGACCCTTTCCCCGGCTGGGCTTCCCTTGGCCCTTTCCAACTCCGCTTGGCCATCCCCTTTCCCCAGAAGCTTCACTCTCGTCGCCTCCCCGCCGCCGCTCTCCTCCCCCACTCACCTGCGCCTTCGAGGCCGAGCGGTCGCCCGAGCGCTGCTTCAGGACGCCGCTGCCACGATCTTCTCCTTCTCCGGCGCTTACTCCCTCGTGCGCTCCATCGATGCCCTAACAGAGCGGAACCTCATCCAAAAG AGCTTGAGCAGGAAGATCGTTCATGTATTGTCTGGGCTCCTATACATGTCCACTTGGCCATTTTTCAG CACATCAGCAGCAGCACGATATTTTGCTGCAGTTGTTCCTTTTTTGAACTGCATTAGGCTATTAAGCTACGGCCTCAGAATTTTCACTGATGAAAGTCTAGTTAAGTCCATCTCGAGGGAAGGAAAACCAGA AGAATTGCTCCGAGGCCCACTGTATTTCGTCATCATACTGTTGCTCTGTGTTCTTGTGTTTTGGCGTGATTCTCCCGTTGGAATTGTATCGTTGGCAATGATGAGCGGCGGTGATG GGTTTGCCGATATAGTCGGCAGAAGGTACGGCACGACCAAGCTTCCTTATAATCAGGAGAAAAGCTGGGCCGGAAGCATTTCCATGTTTGCATTTGGCTTCCTCATCTCTGTCGG GATGCTCTACTACTTCTCAGCTTTCGGATACTTCCATTTTGATCAGCCGGAGATGGTAGCGAGAGTCGCATTGATCTCTCTAGCAGCCACAGTGGTGGAGTCTCTTCCCATTAGCCATGTCGTCGACGACAATATCTCTGTTCCGCTAACAAGCATGTTGTCTGCTCTCCTTCTTTTTGGACCATGA
- the LOC122047218 gene encoding syntaxin-124-like, with protein sequence MNDLLSTTSFKKYTNLREQVQMDQVEAGMEAAEAGANLTSFFQEVEGVKKDLRGLEALYRRLQEANEESKTAHSAKAMKEVRARMDADTGQVLRAAKAVKAKLEALEKSNAQHRLVPGCGPGSSADRTRTSVVVGLGSKLKDLMDSFQGLRARIAAEYKETVGRRYFTVTGQQPDEETVENLISSGASETFLQKAIQEQGRGQVMDTISEIQERHDAVKEIERSLLDLHQVFLDMAALVEAQGHQLNDIESHVAHASSFVRRGTVELETAREYQQSSRKWVCIGIIAAVVLIIILLLPLLPTILTLLR encoded by the coding sequence ATGAACGACCTTCTGTCGACGACGTCCTTCAAGAAGTACACGAACCTGCGGGAGCAGGTGCAGATGGACCAGGTGGAAGCGGGCATGGAGGCGGCGGAGGCGGGTGCCAACCTGACCTCGTTCTTCCAGGAAGTGGAGGGCGTCAAGAAGGACCTGCGTGGCCTGGAGGCACTGTACCGGCGACTGCAGGAGGCCAACGAGGAGAGCAAGACGGCGCACAGCGCGAAGGCCATGAAGGAGGTGCGCGCGCGGATGGACGCGGACACCGGGCAAGTGCTCCGGGCGGCCAAGGCGGTGAAAGCGAAGCTGGAGGCGCTGGAGAAGTCGAACGCGCAGCACCGGTTGGTGCCCGGCTGCGGGCCGGGGTCCTCCGCCGACCGGACGCGGACGTCGGTGGTCGTCGGGCTCGGTTCCAAGCTCAAGGACCTGATGGACAGCTTCCAGGGCCTGCGCGCCCGCATCGCCGCCGAGTACAAGGAAACCGTCGGGCGGCGGTACTTCACCGTGACGGGGCAGCAGCCCGACGAGGAGACGGTGGAGAACCTCATCTCCTCCGGCGCGAGCGAGACGTTCCTGCAGAAGGCGATCCAGGAGCAGGGCCGCGGGCAGGTGATGGACACCATCTCGGAGATCCAGGAGCGGCACGACGCCGTCAAGGAGATCGAGCGCAGCCTGCTCGACCTGCACCAAGTCTTCCTCGACATGGCGGCGCTGGTGGAGGCGCAGGGCCACCAGCTCAACGACATCGAGAGCCACGTCGCCCACGCCAGCTCCTTCGTCCGGAGGGGCACGGTGGAACTCGAGACGGCCAGGGAATACCAGCAGAGCTCCCGCAAGTGGGTCTGCATCGGCATCATCGCGGCCGTCGTCCTCATCATCATCCTCTTGCTCCCGCTTCTGCCCACCATTCTTACCCTGCTTAGATAG